A genomic stretch from Oreochromis niloticus isolate F11D_XX linkage group LG11, O_niloticus_UMD_NMBU, whole genome shotgun sequence includes:
- the kirrel3l gene encoding kirre like nephrin family adhesion molecule 3, like isoform X2 encodes MSSLYLIFCVMVTATQAAYFSQQPQDQVVVSGQSVTLPCVIVGYRGMVQWTKDGLALGGERDLPGWTRYSLMGDPLSGEHSLQIDSAELADDAVYECQATQAALRSHRAKLTVLVPPSDPVVEGGPVVRLKAHTPHNLTCRASGAKPAAEITWYRDGEVMETAIYSKSLMEDGKREAAVSMLPIIPEDSDSGRTYTCRVLNPAAPAGRQTSVTINVQHPPSVTLSVQPQTVTEGAKVLFICSASANPEITGYRWSKGGVPISEANGDSLEVTVDYSYFTDPVSCEVSNSVGSTNVSTLVDVQFGPRLLAEPKPMTVDTGMDAAFTCAWTGNPPLTLAWTKQGSSVVLSNGNTLQLKAVTQEDAGTYTCKAIVPRIGVAERDVTLTVNGPPIITAEATQHAVKHSKGKLECRVGSSPPPDKIVWTFGDMSLSSGSSGRYSVQTVTSDHGVVSSLVLSETLAQDFQLRYNCTAWNRFGTGTALVTLKEQEALPMLIIVGGAVGGGCVLLICVITLVSLCCRHTGKGELNGKRCTRLSKSDIRVQIVHSDHNATRGNDDEEDVKEPMAPNSSESPGTSRTEHSDLLEEEEDERSDIKDPTNGYYNVRGHDDRHIRSSGFSEYVPNSRPVYTPSQLPSPSPVYGQHGTQPRAYDFSHRYATTTVSRTSYEQQQAAQQQPAQQGGVYPTDPLYSGTAYLPATYGHAFTSYVKPASYEKVDAYDQSDQASKVSSSSRFSYASSQVSSQQSDYGRPSQRMQTHV; translated from the exons cCACCCAAGCAGCCTACTTCTCCCAGCAGCCCCAGGACCAGGTGGTTGTATCCGGTCAGTCGGTGACCCTGCCTTGTGTCATCGTGGGTTACCGGGGAATGGTACAGTGGACCAAAGATGGCCTGGCActgggaggagagagagatcTACCAG GCTGGACACGCTATTCCTTAATGGGCGACCCGCTATCAGGCGAGCACAGCTTGCAGATCGATTCAGCAGAGTTGGCGGATGACGCGGTGTATGAGTGTCAGGCTACACAGGCAGCGCTTCGCTCCCACCGTGCCAAGCTCACTGTACTAG TTCCTCCCTCTGACCCTGTGGTGGAAGGCGGCCCCGTTGTACGTCTCAAGGCCCACACACCGCACAACCTCACCTGCAGAGCCTCAGGAGCCAAACCTGCTGCTGAAATCACCTGGTACAGAGATGGAGAAGTCATGGAAACTGCAATTTATTCCAAG TCCCTAATGGAAGATGGGAAGAGGGAAGCGGCTGTCAGTATGCTTCCGATCATTCCAGAGGACAGTGACTCCGGACGCACCTACACCTGCAGGGTTCTTAACCCAGCTGCCCCTGCTGGACGACAGACATCAGTCACTATCAATGTCCAGC ACCCCCCTTCAGTGACTCTGTCAGTCCAGCCTCAGACTGTAACAGAGGGAGCCAAGGTTCTCTTCATCTGCTCTGCCTCAGCCAATCCTGAAATCACTGGATACAG GTGGTCGAAAGGAGGAGTCCCCATCTCCGAAGCAAATGGGGATAGCCTTGAGGTGACAGTGGACTACTCCTACTTCACAGACCCCGTCTCCTGTGAAGTGTCCAACTCTGTGGGCAGCACCAATGTCAGCACTCTGGTTGATGTCCAGT TTGGCCCCAGACTGCTGGCGGAGCCGAAGCCCATGACAGTGGATACAGGCATGGATGCAGCCTTCACTTGTGCGTGGACTGGAAACCCTCCTCTGACCCTGGCTTGGACCAAGCAAGGCTCCAGTGTG GTGCTCAGTAATGGTAACACCTTGCAGCTGAAGGCTGTTACTCAGGAGGATGCtggcacatacacctgcaaggCCATTGTACCCCGTATTGGAGTTGCAGAAAGAGATGTCACTCTAACTGTAAATG GTCCACctatcatcacagcagaggccacGCAGCATGCTGTCAAACACTCCAAGGGCAAGCTGGAGTGCCGGGTGGGAAGCAGCCCCCCACCTGATAAGATT GTGTGGACCTTTGGGGACATGAGCCTGTCCTCCGGCTCCTCCGGTCGTTACTCAGTGCAGACAGTAACCAGTGACCACGGAGTCGTGTCCTCTCTGGTGCTATCTGAGACTCTGGCACAAGATTTCCAGCTGCGCTACAACTGCACTGCTTGGAACCGCTTCGGCACAGGCACTGCCCTGGTCACGCTAAAGGAGCAAG AAGCACTGCCGATGTTGATAATTGTAGGTGGGGCAGTGGGTGGCGGCTGTGTCCTGCTCATCTGTGTCATCACTCTGGTCTCCCTCTGCTGCAGGCACACAGGCAAAGGTGAGCTCAACG GCAAAAGATGCACTCGTCTTTCCAAGAGTGACATCAGAGTTCAGATTGTTCACAGCGATCACAATGCTACACGCGGCAACGACGACGAGGAAGATGTCAAAGAACCCATG GCTCCAAACAGCAGCGAGTCTCCCGGGACATCGCGCACAGAACACAGCGACCTcctggaagaggaggaggacgaaAGATCGGACATCAAg GATCCTACCAATGGTTACTACAATGTTCGCGGCCACGACGACCGTCATATTCGCAGCAGCGGATTTTCTGAATACGTGCCCAATTCTCGGCCGGTCTACACTCCATCGCAGCTGCCCTCCCCGAGCCCCGTGTACGGTCAGCACGGCACCCAACCTCGTGCCTATGACTTCTCCCACCGATACGCAACCACCACAGTGAGCAGAACCTCATACGAACAGCAGCAGGCTGCCCAGCAGCAGCCTGCCCAGCAAGGGGGAGTTTATCCCACTGACCCCCTCTACAGTGGCACTGCTTACCTACCTGCTACTTATGGCCACGCCTTCACCAGTTATGTTAAGCCTGCTTCCTATGAGAAGGTGGATGCGTACGACCAATCAGATCAGGCCAGCAAGGTCTCGAGCTCATCTCGCTTCTCTTACGCCTCGTCACAAGTGTCCTCCCAGCAGTCCGACTATGGCCGACCCTCGCAACGTATGCAGACTCATGTCTGA
- the kirrel3l gene encoding kirre like nephrin family adhesion molecule 3, like isoform X3, giving the protein MSSLYLIFCVMVTAATQAAYFSQQPQDQVVVSGQSVTLPCVIVGYRGMVQWTKDGLALGGERDLPGWTRYSLMGDPLSGEHSLQIDSAELADDAVYECQATQAALRSHRAKLTVLVPPSDPVVEGGPVVRLKAHTPHNLTCRASGAKPAAEITWYRDGEVMETAIYSKSLMEDGKREAAVSMLPIIPEDSDSGRTYTCRVLNPAAPAGRQTSVTINVQHPPSVTLSVQPQTVTEGAKVLFICSASANPEITGYRWSKGGVPISEANGDSLEVTVDYSYFTDPVSCEVSNSVGSTNVSTLVDVQFGPRLLAEPKPMTVDTGMDAAFTCAWTGNPPLTLAWTKQGSSVVLSNGNTLQLKAVTQEDAGTYTCKAIVPRIGVAERDVTLTVNGPPIITAEATQHAVKHSKGKLECRVGSSPPPDKIVWTFGDMSLSSGSSGRYSVQTVTSDHGVVSSLVLSETLAQDFQLRYNCTAWNRFGTGTALVTLKEQEALPMLIIVGGAVGGGCVLLICVITLVSLCCRHTGKGKRCTRLSKSDIRVQIVHSDHNATRGNDDEEDVKEPMAPNSSESPGTSRTEHSDLLEEEEDERSDIKDPTNGYYNVRGHDDRHIRSSGFSEYVPNSRPVYTPSQLPSPSPVYGQHGTQPRAYDFSHRYATTTVSRTSYEQQQAAQQQPAQQGGVYPTDPLYSGTAYLPATYGHAFTSYVKPASYEKVDAYDQSDQASKVSSSSRFSYASSQVSSQQSDYGRPSQRMQTHV; this is encoded by the exons cagcCACCCAAGCAGCCTACTTCTCCCAGCAGCCCCAGGACCAGGTGGTTGTATCCGGTCAGTCGGTGACCCTGCCTTGTGTCATCGTGGGTTACCGGGGAATGGTACAGTGGACCAAAGATGGCCTGGCActgggaggagagagagatcTACCAG GCTGGACACGCTATTCCTTAATGGGCGACCCGCTATCAGGCGAGCACAGCTTGCAGATCGATTCAGCAGAGTTGGCGGATGACGCGGTGTATGAGTGTCAGGCTACACAGGCAGCGCTTCGCTCCCACCGTGCCAAGCTCACTGTACTAG TTCCTCCCTCTGACCCTGTGGTGGAAGGCGGCCCCGTTGTACGTCTCAAGGCCCACACACCGCACAACCTCACCTGCAGAGCCTCAGGAGCCAAACCTGCTGCTGAAATCACCTGGTACAGAGATGGAGAAGTCATGGAAACTGCAATTTATTCCAAG TCCCTAATGGAAGATGGGAAGAGGGAAGCGGCTGTCAGTATGCTTCCGATCATTCCAGAGGACAGTGACTCCGGACGCACCTACACCTGCAGGGTTCTTAACCCAGCTGCCCCTGCTGGACGACAGACATCAGTCACTATCAATGTCCAGC ACCCCCCTTCAGTGACTCTGTCAGTCCAGCCTCAGACTGTAACAGAGGGAGCCAAGGTTCTCTTCATCTGCTCTGCCTCAGCCAATCCTGAAATCACTGGATACAG GTGGTCGAAAGGAGGAGTCCCCATCTCCGAAGCAAATGGGGATAGCCTTGAGGTGACAGTGGACTACTCCTACTTCACAGACCCCGTCTCCTGTGAAGTGTCCAACTCTGTGGGCAGCACCAATGTCAGCACTCTGGTTGATGTCCAGT TTGGCCCCAGACTGCTGGCGGAGCCGAAGCCCATGACAGTGGATACAGGCATGGATGCAGCCTTCACTTGTGCGTGGACTGGAAACCCTCCTCTGACCCTGGCTTGGACCAAGCAAGGCTCCAGTGTG GTGCTCAGTAATGGTAACACCTTGCAGCTGAAGGCTGTTACTCAGGAGGATGCtggcacatacacctgcaaggCCATTGTACCCCGTATTGGAGTTGCAGAAAGAGATGTCACTCTAACTGTAAATG GTCCACctatcatcacagcagaggccacGCAGCATGCTGTCAAACACTCCAAGGGCAAGCTGGAGTGCCGGGTGGGAAGCAGCCCCCCACCTGATAAGATT GTGTGGACCTTTGGGGACATGAGCCTGTCCTCCGGCTCCTCCGGTCGTTACTCAGTGCAGACAGTAACCAGTGACCACGGAGTCGTGTCCTCTCTGGTGCTATCTGAGACTCTGGCACAAGATTTCCAGCTGCGCTACAACTGCACTGCTTGGAACCGCTTCGGCACAGGCACTGCCCTGGTCACGCTAAAGGAGCAAG AAGCACTGCCGATGTTGATAATTGTAGGTGGGGCAGTGGGTGGCGGCTGTGTCCTGCTCATCTGTGTCATCACTCTGGTCTCCCTCTGCTGCAGGCACACAGGCAAAG GCAAAAGATGCACTCGTCTTTCCAAGAGTGACATCAGAGTTCAGATTGTTCACAGCGATCACAATGCTACACGCGGCAACGACGACGAGGAAGATGTCAAAGAACCCATG GCTCCAAACAGCAGCGAGTCTCCCGGGACATCGCGCACAGAACACAGCGACCTcctggaagaggaggaggacgaaAGATCGGACATCAAg GATCCTACCAATGGTTACTACAATGTTCGCGGCCACGACGACCGTCATATTCGCAGCAGCGGATTTTCTGAATACGTGCCCAATTCTCGGCCGGTCTACACTCCATCGCAGCTGCCCTCCCCGAGCCCCGTGTACGGTCAGCACGGCACCCAACCTCGTGCCTATGACTTCTCCCACCGATACGCAACCACCACAGTGAGCAGAACCTCATACGAACAGCAGCAGGCTGCCCAGCAGCAGCCTGCCCAGCAAGGGGGAGTTTATCCCACTGACCCCCTCTACAGTGGCACTGCTTACCTACCTGCTACTTATGGCCACGCCTTCACCAGTTATGTTAAGCCTGCTTCCTATGAGAAGGTGGATGCGTACGACCAATCAGATCAGGCCAGCAAGGTCTCGAGCTCATCTCGCTTCTCTTACGCCTCGTCACAAGTGTCCTCCCAGCAGTCCGACTATGGCCGACCCTCGCAACGTATGCAGACTCATGTCTGA
- the kirrel3l gene encoding kirre like nephrin family adhesion molecule 3, like isoform X1: MSSLYLIFCVMVTAATQAAYFSQQPQDQVVVSGQSVTLPCVIVGYRGMVQWTKDGLALGGERDLPGWTRYSLMGDPLSGEHSLQIDSAELADDAVYECQATQAALRSHRAKLTVLVPPSDPVVEGGPVVRLKAHTPHNLTCRASGAKPAAEITWYRDGEVMETAIYSKSLMEDGKREAAVSMLPIIPEDSDSGRTYTCRVLNPAAPAGRQTSVTINVQHPPSVTLSVQPQTVTEGAKVLFICSASANPEITGYRWSKGGVPISEANGDSLEVTVDYSYFTDPVSCEVSNSVGSTNVSTLVDVQFGPRLLAEPKPMTVDTGMDAAFTCAWTGNPPLTLAWTKQGSSVVLSNGNTLQLKAVTQEDAGTYTCKAIVPRIGVAERDVTLTVNGPPIITAEATQHAVKHSKGKLECRVGSSPPPDKIVWTFGDMSLSSGSSGRYSVQTVTSDHGVVSSLVLSETLAQDFQLRYNCTAWNRFGTGTALVTLKEQEALPMLIIVGGAVGGGCVLLICVITLVSLCCRHTGKGELNGKRCTRLSKSDIRVQIVHSDHNATRGNDDEEDVKEPMAPNSSESPGTSRTEHSDLLEEEEDERSDIKDPTNGYYNVRGHDDRHIRSSGFSEYVPNSRPVYTPSQLPSPSPVYGQHGTQPRAYDFSHRYATTTVSRTSYEQQQAAQQQPAQQGGVYPTDPLYSGTAYLPATYGHAFTSYVKPASYEKVDAYDQSDQASKVSSSSRFSYASSQVSSQQSDYGRPSQRMQTHV; the protein is encoded by the exons cagcCACCCAAGCAGCCTACTTCTCCCAGCAGCCCCAGGACCAGGTGGTTGTATCCGGTCAGTCGGTGACCCTGCCTTGTGTCATCGTGGGTTACCGGGGAATGGTACAGTGGACCAAAGATGGCCTGGCActgggaggagagagagatcTACCAG GCTGGACACGCTATTCCTTAATGGGCGACCCGCTATCAGGCGAGCACAGCTTGCAGATCGATTCAGCAGAGTTGGCGGATGACGCGGTGTATGAGTGTCAGGCTACACAGGCAGCGCTTCGCTCCCACCGTGCCAAGCTCACTGTACTAG TTCCTCCCTCTGACCCTGTGGTGGAAGGCGGCCCCGTTGTACGTCTCAAGGCCCACACACCGCACAACCTCACCTGCAGAGCCTCAGGAGCCAAACCTGCTGCTGAAATCACCTGGTACAGAGATGGAGAAGTCATGGAAACTGCAATTTATTCCAAG TCCCTAATGGAAGATGGGAAGAGGGAAGCGGCTGTCAGTATGCTTCCGATCATTCCAGAGGACAGTGACTCCGGACGCACCTACACCTGCAGGGTTCTTAACCCAGCTGCCCCTGCTGGACGACAGACATCAGTCACTATCAATGTCCAGC ACCCCCCTTCAGTGACTCTGTCAGTCCAGCCTCAGACTGTAACAGAGGGAGCCAAGGTTCTCTTCATCTGCTCTGCCTCAGCCAATCCTGAAATCACTGGATACAG GTGGTCGAAAGGAGGAGTCCCCATCTCCGAAGCAAATGGGGATAGCCTTGAGGTGACAGTGGACTACTCCTACTTCACAGACCCCGTCTCCTGTGAAGTGTCCAACTCTGTGGGCAGCACCAATGTCAGCACTCTGGTTGATGTCCAGT TTGGCCCCAGACTGCTGGCGGAGCCGAAGCCCATGACAGTGGATACAGGCATGGATGCAGCCTTCACTTGTGCGTGGACTGGAAACCCTCCTCTGACCCTGGCTTGGACCAAGCAAGGCTCCAGTGTG GTGCTCAGTAATGGTAACACCTTGCAGCTGAAGGCTGTTACTCAGGAGGATGCtggcacatacacctgcaaggCCATTGTACCCCGTATTGGAGTTGCAGAAAGAGATGTCACTCTAACTGTAAATG GTCCACctatcatcacagcagaggccacGCAGCATGCTGTCAAACACTCCAAGGGCAAGCTGGAGTGCCGGGTGGGAAGCAGCCCCCCACCTGATAAGATT GTGTGGACCTTTGGGGACATGAGCCTGTCCTCCGGCTCCTCCGGTCGTTACTCAGTGCAGACAGTAACCAGTGACCACGGAGTCGTGTCCTCTCTGGTGCTATCTGAGACTCTGGCACAAGATTTCCAGCTGCGCTACAACTGCACTGCTTGGAACCGCTTCGGCACAGGCACTGCCCTGGTCACGCTAAAGGAGCAAG AAGCACTGCCGATGTTGATAATTGTAGGTGGGGCAGTGGGTGGCGGCTGTGTCCTGCTCATCTGTGTCATCACTCTGGTCTCCCTCTGCTGCAGGCACACAGGCAAAGGTGAGCTCAACG GCAAAAGATGCACTCGTCTTTCCAAGAGTGACATCAGAGTTCAGATTGTTCACAGCGATCACAATGCTACACGCGGCAACGACGACGAGGAAGATGTCAAAGAACCCATG GCTCCAAACAGCAGCGAGTCTCCCGGGACATCGCGCACAGAACACAGCGACCTcctggaagaggaggaggacgaaAGATCGGACATCAAg GATCCTACCAATGGTTACTACAATGTTCGCGGCCACGACGACCGTCATATTCGCAGCAGCGGATTTTCTGAATACGTGCCCAATTCTCGGCCGGTCTACACTCCATCGCAGCTGCCCTCCCCGAGCCCCGTGTACGGTCAGCACGGCACCCAACCTCGTGCCTATGACTTCTCCCACCGATACGCAACCACCACAGTGAGCAGAACCTCATACGAACAGCAGCAGGCTGCCCAGCAGCAGCCTGCCCAGCAAGGGGGAGTTTATCCCACTGACCCCCTCTACAGTGGCACTGCTTACCTACCTGCTACTTATGGCCACGCCTTCACCAGTTATGTTAAGCCTGCTTCCTATGAGAAGGTGGATGCGTACGACCAATCAGATCAGGCCAGCAAGGTCTCGAGCTCATCTCGCTTCTCTTACGCCTCGTCACAAGTGTCCTCCCAGCAGTCCGACTATGGCCGACCCTCGCAACGTATGCAGACTCATGTCTGA